The Halomonas sp. KG2 genome contains a region encoding:
- a CDS encoding Na+/H+ antiporter subunit G has protein sequence MSFFVEALISLLLVAGGIFVFIGSLGLAHLRDFYMRLHGPTKATTLGIGCMLVASMGYFWSIDGKPDVQELLITLFLFITAPVSAHLLAKTGLHMQLKHIDKTQGKPVELRSEEVGEKPVPHPDKGHG, from the coding sequence ATGTCGTTTTTTGTCGAAGCGCTGATTTCACTACTGTTGGTTGCAGGCGGTATTTTCGTCTTTATCGGCTCGCTGGGTCTCGCTCACCTAAGAGACTTCTACATGCGCCTGCATGGCCCCACCAAGGCCACCACACTCGGCATAGGCTGCATGCTTGTCGCCTCAATGGGTTACTTTTGGAGTATCGATGGCAAGCCTGACGTACAAGAACTGCTAATCACGCTGTTTTTATTCATTACCGCACCGGTTAGCGCTCACTTGCTCGCCAAAACGGGTCTTCACATGCAGCTCAAGCATATAGATAAAACCCAGGGCAAACCGGTAGAGCTCCGCTCAGAAGAAGTTGGTGAAAAACCTGTCCCGCACCCTGACAAGGGGCATGGTTAA
- a CDS encoding Na+/H+ antiporter subunit E has protein sequence MIAPRAWLPTPVLSLLLLLVWLLLVRSFAFGQIVLGGALAILIPLLTHRFWDARPRIGKPLKLLRFVFRVLGDIVIANFEVAYLIANPWRKVKPHFIEYPLMLEERFTITLLASTISLTPGTVSANLRMDGKSLLIHALDVDDEDALIAQIRERYERPLKEIYEC, from the coding sequence ATGATTGCCCCCCGCGCTTGGCTCCCTACGCCGGTACTGTCACTGCTGCTTCTGTTGGTATGGCTACTGCTTGTGCGTAGCTTTGCATTCGGTCAGATCGTGCTAGGCGGCGCGCTGGCCATCCTTATTCCGTTATTGACCCATCGCTTTTGGGACGCACGCCCCCGCATTGGTAAACCGCTTAAACTGTTGCGTTTTGTGTTTCGCGTACTAGGCGATATCGTCATCGCCAACTTCGAAGTTGCGTACTTAATTGCTAACCCCTGGCGTAAAGTCAAACCCCACTTTATTGAATACCCGCTGATGCTTGAGGAACGTTTCACTATTACGCTTCTCGCAAGCACCATCAGCCTAACCCCAGGAACAGTTTCAGCGAACTTAAGGATGGACGGAAAATCGTTGCTCATTCATGCACTTGATGTAGACGACGAGGACGCCCTAATTGCCCAAATTCGCGAGCGCTATGAGCGCCCCCTTAAGGAGATTTACGAATGCTAA
- a CDS encoding K+/H+ antiporter subunit F, producing MLSAALVITLALVVMALLMNLYRLTIGPDLPDRVLALDTMYVNSIALIVLLGLWLNSKTYFESALLIAMLGFISTVAVCKYILRGDIIE from the coding sequence ATGCTAAGCGCCGCACTCGTGATCACTTTAGCGCTAGTGGTAATGGCGCTACTGATGAATCTTTATCGCCTAACCATTGGCCCCGACCTGCCAGATCGCGTGCTGGCGCTCGACACTATGTATGTCAATTCAATTGCGCTGATCGTACTGCTGGGGCTGTGGCTCAACAGCAAGACCTACTTTGAGTCTGCGCTGTTAATTGCCATGCTCGGTTTTATCAGCACGGTGGCCGTATGTAAGTACATTTTACGCGGGGATATTATCGAATGA
- a CDS encoding monovalent cation/H+ antiporter subunit A, giving the protein MTLLWIALLPLLGVLVPAFNAKRGRTLCSLATSILPAVALLLTLLQIPALLKGEALRFNAAWMPELGLELAFRLDGLSLLFNLLIIGIGLLILLYAHFYLDKDEPFGRFYAFLMLFMASMVGISMSDNLILLWLFWELTSLSSFLLIGFWSYRSDARKGARMALTVTGAGGLALLAGLLLLGDMAGSYRMDDVLSSGAAIVADPRYPLMLGLVLLGAFTKSAQFPFQFWLPHAMAAPTPVSAYLHSATMVKAGIFLMARLHPAIAGSELWSVVVPLIGTITLLYGAWFALFKTDLKGILAFSTVSHLGLITVLLGIGSPMAVLAALFHILNHAAFKAALFMSAGIIDHETGTRELKQLGGLKKAMPVTALLTTLAAAAMAGVPLLNGFLSKEMFFTETLATPVLGGLSWLLPALAALGGMLSVAYSLRLVHAVFYKPAKEATPKAPHEPPHLMRLPVEILVALCVLVGLFPAFFATGILQLATQAVLGEPLDFHLAIWHGINLPLMMSGLAFVVGITLYWRHKNLRRFVQSFPSIDARRIFERFIVTLGYRAEQLITKLEGNSLQRYMGWLLFAALLMGVIGLASIDGLTGSKGNQPIDGIVLLGAGMLIFGGVATAAAHRYRLISLLMLSVVGLFVALTFARFSAPDLALTQLSVEVVTMILLMLALFFLPQKTPRESSPKRNVRDMLLAGALGLVVASLNYAVMTRETLSISEFFVENSKPGGGGYNVVNVILVDFRGFDTLGEITVLAIAGLAIFKLLNRLRLFIPHSDGEGRVWSPDRYPAILTSISMTLLPLALLVSAFIFLRGHNQPGGGFIAGLITAVALILLYMARGVEWAQERLNFPFQPVAVVGVAIATLTGLGSWLLGYPFLTSSFGYFTLPLIGTFELATALLFDLGVYLAVVGATLMILANLGKVTTPHRPVTEPKASDDSSTPTNKESH; this is encoded by the coding sequence ATGACACTGCTGTGGATAGCCTTACTGCCCCTGTTAGGCGTGCTGGTGCCGGCATTCAATGCCAAGCGCGGCCGCACCCTGTGCTCGCTGGCGACAAGCATACTGCCCGCTGTTGCCCTGCTGCTGACACTGTTGCAGATCCCCGCCCTGTTAAAAGGTGAAGCGCTGCGTTTTAACGCGGCATGGATGCCTGAGCTAGGCCTTGAGCTGGCATTTCGTTTAGATGGCCTGTCGTTGCTGTTTAATCTTTTGATTATTGGCATCGGCCTGCTGATTTTATTGTATGCACATTTTTACCTAGACAAAGATGAGCCATTCGGACGTTTTTACGCCTTTCTGATGCTGTTTATGGCATCAATGGTGGGCATTTCGATGTCAGACAATCTCATCTTACTCTGGTTATTCTGGGAACTAACCAGTCTTTCGTCATTTTTGCTGATTGGTTTTTGGTCGTACCGTAGCGATGCCCGTAAAGGTGCCCGCATGGCGCTTACCGTTACCGGTGCTGGCGGTTTGGCCCTGCTAGCGGGTCTCCTACTGCTGGGTGACATGGCCGGCAGCTATCGAATGGACGATGTACTTAGCAGCGGCGCTGCCATCGTCGCCGATCCTCGCTATCCGCTGATGCTTGGACTAGTTCTACTCGGTGCATTTACCAAATCGGCTCAGTTTCCCTTCCAGTTTTGGCTACCTCATGCCATGGCGGCCCCAACGCCAGTCTCAGCGTATCTGCACTCTGCCACCATGGTGAAAGCGGGTATTTTTCTGATGGCACGTTTACATCCGGCGATTGCTGGCAGCGAGCTTTGGAGCGTAGTGGTGCCGCTCATAGGTACTATCACGCTGCTCTACGGCGCTTGGTTTGCCCTGTTTAAGACCGACCTAAAAGGAATTTTGGCGTTTTCAACCGTCAGCCACCTAGGCTTGATCACCGTATTATTGGGTATTGGTAGCCCAATGGCAGTGTTAGCAGCTCTGTTTCATATTTTGAATCATGCGGCCTTCAAAGCGGCCCTATTTATGAGCGCAGGAATTATCGACCATGAAACGGGCACCCGAGAGCTCAAGCAATTAGGCGGCCTGAAAAAGGCGATGCCTGTTACAGCGCTGTTGACCACATTGGCCGCCGCAGCCATGGCAGGTGTGCCGTTACTTAACGGATTCCTCTCCAAAGAGATGTTCTTTACCGAAACACTAGCCACCCCGGTACTAGGCGGACTTAGTTGGTTACTACCGGCATTGGCAGCGTTAGGTGGCATGCTTTCAGTGGCTTATTCATTGCGTTTGGTACATGCGGTATTTTATAAACCAGCCAAAGAAGCAACACCTAAAGCGCCTCACGAACCACCTCATTTAATGCGCCTGCCCGTGGAAATCCTAGTGGCCCTATGTGTCTTGGTCGGACTCTTTCCAGCCTTTTTTGCCACCGGCATTTTACAACTGGCGACCCAAGCCGTATTGGGCGAGCCGCTTGATTTCCATTTAGCTATTTGGCACGGCATCAACTTACCATTGATGATGAGTGGGCTGGCCTTTGTTGTGGGTATCACGCTCTACTGGCGCCATAAGAATCTACGCCGCTTTGTGCAATCATTCCCCAGTATTGATGCGCGCCGCATCTTTGAGCGCTTTATCGTCACTCTGGGTTATCGCGCCGAACAGCTTATTACCAAGCTTGAAGGAAACTCGCTTCAGCGCTATATGGGTTGGCTGCTTTTCGCGGCGTTACTGATGGGTGTGATTGGCCTGGCCAGCATTGACGGCCTAACCGGTTCAAAAGGTAATCAGCCAATTGATGGCATTGTTTTACTAGGTGCCGGCATGCTGATATTCGGGGGAGTAGCAACTGCCGCTGCCCACCGCTACCGGCTAATCTCTTTGCTGATGCTTTCGGTCGTAGGCTTATTCGTTGCCCTCACCTTTGCACGCTTTTCTGCCCCAGACCTGGCACTGACACAGCTATCGGTAGAGGTTGTTACCATGATACTGCTGATGTTAGCGCTATTTTTCTTACCCCAAAAAACGCCGCGTGAATCGAGCCCCAAGCGCAACGTACGGGATATGTTACTGGCAGGCGCATTAGGCTTAGTGGTGGCTAGCCTTAACTATGCGGTGATGACACGTGAGACGCTGTCGATATCTGAGTTCTTCGTTGAAAACAGTAAACCTGGCGGCGGCGGGTACAACGTCGTCAACGTGATATTGGTCGACTTCCGTGGCTTCGATACGCTTGGCGAGATTACGGTGCTGGCCATTGCTGGCTTAGCCATCTTTAAACTATTGAACCGGCTACGGTTGTTTATCCCGCATAGCGATGGCGAAGGTCGTGTTTGGTCGCCTGATCGCTATCCCGCCATTTTAACGTCGATTTCTATGACGTTACTGCCCCTGGCGCTGCTGGTTTCTGCGTTTATCTTCTTACGCGGCCATAACCAGCCTGGCGGCGGGTTTATCGCCGGCTTGATTACGGCTGTCGCACTTATCTTGCTGTATATGGCACGCGGCGTGGAGTGGGCACAAGAGCGTCTAAACTTCCCCTTCCAGCCGGTGGCCGTGGTAGGCGTTGCCATTGCAACACTCACAGGGCTGGGTAGCTGGCTTTTGGGCTATCCGTTCCTGACGTCATCTTTCGGCTACTTTACGCTGCCACTGATTGGCACCTTTGAACTGGCTACCGCTCTGCTCTTTGATCTTGGCGTTTATCTAGCGGTTGTCGGTGCAACGCTGATGATTCTGGCCAACCTGGGTAAAGTAACCACGCCACACCGACCCGTCACCGAACCCAAAGCAAGCGATGATTCGAGTACGCCCACTAACAAGGAGTCCCACTAA
- a CDS encoding monovalent cation/H+ antiporter subunit D, whose amino-acid sequence MIQHLIVLPVVLPLVAGILLLYQRQGLVRYKRTVSVVASILLLFVSIALVNQAASGDITYYALGDWQPPFGVVLVLDRLSALMVLVTAILAVGAVIFACGGDDEKGSNFHGLFQWQLLGINGAFLTGDLFNLFVFFEVLLLASYALLLHGGGKARIQASVHYVVLNLAGSSLFLIAVGILYGATGTLNMADMAHKLASLPAEREGLVTAGALMLLVVFGLKAAILPLYFWLPRAYAAAPAPVAALFAIMTKVGIYAILRVYSLIFSDQAGGLVALEQPWIWWLALATLAAAGVGVIAARDLRLLVAYLVLISVGTLLAGIGMRSPAATSALLYYLIHTTLITGGLFLLAEMIGLQRGKPGTRIVKGRPLVQGNALALTFFIGAIAVAGLPPLSGALGKALMLNAAEGGERLWLWPLLLLTSLASLIALSRAGSTLFWRSHRGSPSGSNLSRYQWIGMLWLLSAAPLMVAFAGPVSSYTQATGEQLANPQLLINSLLPDAGDAQ is encoded by the coding sequence ATGATTCAGCATCTAATTGTTTTACCCGTGGTGCTACCGTTAGTCGCGGGTATTTTGTTGCTTTATCAACGCCAGGGCTTAGTGCGCTATAAGCGCACCGTCAGCGTTGTCGCTTCGATACTCCTGCTGTTCGTCTCAATAGCGCTGGTCAACCAGGCGGCGAGTGGTGACATTACTTACTACGCGCTGGGCGACTGGCAGCCCCCGTTTGGGGTGGTGCTGGTGCTGGATCGCTTGTCGGCATTGATGGTGTTAGTCACCGCAATTTTAGCGGTCGGTGCGGTCATTTTTGCCTGCGGCGGTGATGATGAAAAAGGCAGTAACTTCCATGGCCTATTTCAATGGCAATTGCTAGGCATTAACGGGGCCTTTTTAACCGGCGACCTGTTTAACCTCTTCGTATTTTTCGAAGTGCTACTCCTGGCCTCTTACGCATTACTGCTGCACGGTGGTGGTAAAGCACGTATCCAAGCCAGTGTTCACTATGTCGTGCTTAACTTAGCCGGCTCCTCACTGTTTTTGATCGCCGTGGGCATTTTATATGGTGCAACGGGCACGCTAAACATGGCCGATATGGCGCATAAGCTGGCCAGCCTGCCCGCCGAACGCGAAGGCTTAGTCACCGCTGGGGCATTAATGCTGCTGGTGGTTTTCGGTTTAAAAGCGGCTATTTTGCCACTCTACTTTTGGCTCCCCCGCGCTTATGCAGCAGCTCCCGCACCCGTGGCAGCGTTATTCGCCATTATGACAAAGGTGGGGATTTACGCGATTTTGCGCGTTTATTCACTGATATTCAGCGATCAGGCAGGCGGTTTAGTCGCACTGGAACAGCCATGGATATGGTGGTTAGCGCTAGCAACGCTAGCCGCCGCGGGTGTTGGCGTTATCGCCGCACGTGATTTACGCCTGCTGGTAGCGTATCTGGTGCTTATTTCGGTAGGCACGCTACTGGCTGGCATTGGCATGCGCTCTCCGGCCGCGACATCAGCACTCCTCTATTACCTCATTCACACCACGCTGATTACCGGCGGACTTTTCCTGCTAGCGGAGATGATTGGCCTACAGCGGGGCAAACCCGGCACGCGCATCGTAAAAGGCCGACCATTGGTGCAAGGAAATGCACTAGCGCTTACCTTTTTTATCGGTGCCATTGCCGTGGCCGGGTTACCGCCACTATCCGGTGCGTTAGGGAAGGCACTCATGCTTAACGCCGCCGAAGGTGGTGAGCGCCTATGGCTTTGGCCGCTATTACTATTAACGAGCCTTGCGTCGTTAATTGCGCTATCTCGCGCAGGCTCTACGCTGTTTTGGCGCAGCCACCGTGGCAGCCCAAGCGGCAGCAACCTCTCTCGCTACCAATGGATTGGCATGCTGTGGCTGCTTAGCGCGGCACCACTAATGGTCGCCTTTGCAGGGCCCGTGAGTAGCTATACCCAAGCCACGGGAGAGCAGTTGGCCAACCCGCAGCTGTTGATTAATTCGCTTCTGCCTGATGCTGGAGACGCCCAATGA
- a CDS encoding Na+/H+ antiporter subunit C produces the protein MEMLYAITTGILTACGLYLTLRGRTFPVVVGLTLLSYAVNLFLFSMGGLTTDGAALVNEGTNIADPLPQALVLTAIVIGFAMTAFVVILAMRARSEVGNDHVDGKKEDHE, from the coding sequence ATGGAAATGCTCTATGCCATTACAACGGGCATATTAACTGCGTGCGGACTCTATCTAACACTGCGCGGGCGTACGTTCCCCGTTGTGGTTGGTCTGACGCTGCTCTCCTACGCGGTCAACCTATTTTTGTTTTCCATGGGCGGCTTAACCACGGATGGCGCTGCTCTGGTAAATGAAGGCACGAACATTGCTGACCCGCTGCCCCAGGCACTGGTATTAACAGCGATCGTGATTGGTTTTGCGATGACCGCCTTTGTGGTCATCCTGGCCATGCGTGCACGCAGCGAAGTAGGTAACGACCATGTCGACGGCAAAAAGGAAGACCACGAATGA